The proteins below come from a single Danio aesculapii chromosome 23, fDanAes4.1, whole genome shotgun sequence genomic window:
- the fam110c gene encoding protein FAM110C has product MLKKTQGSFEVDPSRILVKGPEFLRKQMERENDANKGRVSAVERLAATKPQYVKCQQEVGSSQEPVISTGSASGSSQGSSKEDGSLKYTFNVDYKELPEEDSNVVRRSSSKKRDSILLYRQKCELLRGAPVLRRRLVRKPLLTVRDKCGESELRALSATSKECGKESSQVTLTASGTNEVQRATPHRRVTETKEQERKSRTGVSRSSSDISSRYSKNFADFDVFFKYCGLDGDIIESLGKENFSARSDDLSSNIRSISVSTSDDGLSSCSDGLQEEELQETVRQGSSVIERNARIIKWLYSCRNAAESGKTLRDLD; this is encoded by the coding sequence ATGTTGAAGAAAACGCAGGGATCGTTCGAGGTGGACCCCTCACGCATACTTGTGAAGGGACCGGAATTTTTGAGGAAACAGATGGAGAGAGAAAACGATGCGAATAAAGGACGCGTCAGTGCGGTGGAGAGGCTGGCAGCCACTAAACCACAGTATGTAAAATGCCAACAAGAGGTCGGTTCCTCTCAGGAACCGGTTATCAGCACCGGGTCTGCCTCTGGGAGCAGTCAAGGGTCTTCAAAGGAAGACGGTTCCTTAAAATACACCTTTAATGTTGATTATAAAGAGTTACCTGAAGAAGATAGCAACGTGGTGAGACGGAGCAGCTCGAAGAAACGGGACTCGATTCTGTTATACAGAcagaagtgtgaactcttgagagGAGCACCTGTACTGAGAAGGAGACTCGTCAGAAAGCCGTTACTTACCGTTAGAGACAAATGTGGAGAATCTGAGCTTCGCGCGCTTAGCGCCACAAGTAAGGAATGTGGAAAAGAGTCCTCACAGGTAACTCTAACCGCAAGCGGGACAAACGAGGTTCAGAGAGCGACTCCTCACAGGAGAGTCACTGAAACAAAAGAGCAGGAGCGCAAGAGTCGCACAGGAGTGTCGCGCTCTAGCTCGGACATCAGCTCGCGCTACTCGAAAAACTTCGCGGACTTTGACGTGTTCTTCAAATATTGCGGGCTCGACGGTGACATCATCGAGTCGCTAGGCAAAGAGAATTTCTCCGCGCGCTCGGACGATCTCAGCTCCAATATCAGGAGCATCAGCGTGTCGACGTCAGATGACGGACTTTCGAGCTGCAGCGACGGTTTGCAAGAGGAGGAATTGCAGGAGACTGTCCGTCAAGGGTCGTCAGTGATCGAGCGCAATGCTCGGATTATCAAGTGGCTTTACAGCTGCAGAAATGCAGCGGAGTCTGGAAAGACTCTTCGAGATCTGGATTAA